From Xiphophorus maculatus strain JP 163 A chromosome 12, X_maculatus-5.0-male, whole genome shotgun sequence, the proteins below share one genomic window:
- the tmem252 gene encoding transmembrane protein 252 isoform X1 — MDLKKQLLSFARMFLPSVGFVFTCIGAYLVFQQNRQGFDHSMVPVYIMIAFGFLAMLFGVFWSLCHTMRSKMYHRRRHDSDIQIFAVESRPSTFPPPYEESQSPCYVSPGSMHEAVVSVDGVPMVLDVAPPLYTQNSSESPDCRWSWEQPPRYSVVVHTEHR, encoded by the exons ATGGATTTGAAGAAACAGCTGTTGTCCTTTGCCCGCATGTTCTTACCTTCTGTGGGATTTGTGTTCACGTGCATCGGAGCCTACCTGGTGTTCCAGCAGAACAGGCAAGGCTTTGATCACAGTATGGTCCCTGTTTACATCATGATCGCCTTCGGCTTCCTGGCCATGCTCTTCGGGGTGTTCTGGAGCCTCTGCCACACCATGAGGAGCAAGATGtaccacagaagaagacacGACAGTGACATCCAGATCTTCGCAGTTGAAAG CAGGCCAAGCACCTTTCCTCCTCCGTACGAAGAGTCCCAGAGTCCCTGCTACGTCAGTCCAGGCAGCATGCATGAGGCGGTTGTATCAGTTGATGGAGTTCCCATGGTTTTGGATGTTGCACCTCCACTGTACACCCAGAACAGTTCAGAGAGTCCAGACTGCAGGTGGAGCTGGGAACAACCACCTCGATACAGCGTGGTGGTCCATACTGAACACAGATAG
- the tmem252 gene encoding transmembrane protein 252 isoform X2, producing MDLKKQLLSFARMFLPSVGFVFTCIGAYLVFQQNRQGFDHSMVPVYIMIAFGFLAMLFGVFWSLCHTMRSKMYHRRRHDSDIQIFAVERPSTFPPPYEESQSPCYVSPGSMHEAVVSVDGVPMVLDVAPPLYTQNSSESPDCRWSWEQPPRYSVVVHTEHR from the exons ATGGATTTGAAGAAACAGCTGTTGTCCTTTGCCCGCATGTTCTTACCTTCTGTGGGATTTGTGTTCACGTGCATCGGAGCCTACCTGGTGTTCCAGCAGAACAGGCAAGGCTTTGATCACAGTATGGTCCCTGTTTACATCATGATCGCCTTCGGCTTCCTGGCCATGCTCTTCGGGGTGTTCTGGAGCCTCTGCCACACCATGAGGAGCAAGATGtaccacagaagaagacacGACAGTGACATCCAGATCTTCGCAGTTGAAAG GCCAAGCACCTTTCCTCCTCCGTACGAAGAGTCCCAGAGTCCCTGCTACGTCAGTCCAGGCAGCATGCATGAGGCGGTTGTATCAGTTGATGGAGTTCCCATGGTTTTGGATGTTGCACCTCCACTGTACACCCAGAACAGTTCAGAGAGTCCAGACTGCAGGTGGAGCTGGGAACAACCACCTCGATACAGCGTGGTGGTCCATACTGAACACAGATAG